The genome window ACCACGTCGGAGTGCAGATCATTGCGCGCGACATCCGTAGGCAGGTTGTCGACGATGGCTCCGTCGATCAGGTAGTGGCCGTGATACTGCACGGGGGAAAAGATTGCGGGGATGGAGATGGAGGCGCGAATGGATTGGTTCAGCGGGCCGCCGCGAAAGACGACCGGCCGTTGCTCATTGAGATCGGTGGCGACGCAACGGAAGGGGATGGCCATCTGGTTGTAGTCCTGATCGTTGTCTTCATAGGCGATGAAGGTCGCGGTCAGGAAGTTGTTGAGCCCGTTGTCGGTGAGCAGGGCGTTGCGAAGGTTGAGGCCACCTTCCAGACCAAATTTGACTCCCTGGGGCAACTCGCGCCGGTTTTCGCGGCTTCGATAATCCAGTTTGGAGTAGGGAGCCTCAAGCTGGAATACATCTTCAAACTTTGTACCGGAGGCGGTCTTGAGCATGGCTTCGGGCGAGATGCCGGAGGCGTAAAGGCCGCCAACCAGGGAGCCCATGCTGGTGCCCGCGAGGCGATCTACGGGGATGTGATGTTCTTCAAACCAGCGGATCACGCCGATATGGGCGATGCCCAGGGCTCCGCCACCTTCGAGTGCCAGGCCGATGACGGGGCGGCCAGCGGGAACGGTGGGCGGAAAGATTGAACTTGCGGGCGAATTCTGATCGGTTTCGGAGCGCGCGGCATCGACGCTGCTACTGGCGTGTCCAGTGCTGGGGTGTGGGTGATTCTGAGATGGCGTTTTCGGTTTTGCTTCGGGGTCGGGCAACGGTACGGGCAGTTGGGGCAGAATCGGCGTGGAGGTGATCGACTGCGCTGCCTCGGGTGAGGAGGACTGCTGAGCGTGCAGTGCCGACATGCTCAAAGCGAAGGACATCGCCACGGCGGCGGTCTTTTGAAGTCGCCTCATATAGTTTTTCAGCACGTCGCTTTTCAGCACATTTTTATTGTCAATACGAGGCAGAGGAAATAGAACTCCGCTCGTTTTCAAATATTGCAGTGACGCAGGTTTCCAGATGCTGGGGAGATGCTCCGTTACCAGCTCTGGGCGCGCATGGCGGAGACGCCAGCTCCCAGAATGCTGATGCCGTCATCTGCGGGAAGCAATTCGAGTGAGTAGCTTTGCAGCGGACTCATTTTGACCATTACGTCCAGGTAGCCGCGGAGAACCGGCAGTTCGAGAAAGCTGGTGTTGTGGCCGGTAAAGTAGAAGCGTCCGGGTCCGCCGAGGTGAATCATCGATGCGGTTCCAGCAGCAAGGGCGCGGTGCCACAAATCGACAAAGTCACGGCAGCGCTGGTCGCCCTTTTTGGCGTTGGCAAAGATTTCATCGGGTTCGAGATCGAGGAAGCGAAGGCGCATTGCCCGATGGCCCATGATGCCTTCGATGTGGCCAACGCCACCGCAGCCGCAATAGCGTTCTTTGGGGTCGAGCGTGACGACGGTATGGCCACCTTCCCAGACGCCGTCCGATTGTGGCCAGCGACCGTAGCCGATGCCATTGCCGAGAGTCCATACGCGGATGAGGCGATCGAGGTGGCCTCCCGTGGCTGCGATGCCGGCGGCTACTGCGTCGGCATCGTTCAGAACATGGACAGGGGTGTTGATTCCCTTGCTTTCGAGTACTTCGCCGAGTTTTTCGGCCAGGCGAATGCCTTTGATCTGGGCGAGGTTGGGCGAGTCCTCGACGACGCCATTGCGGACGATGCCTGGAACAGCGACCCCGATGGCGGCCACCGGGCCCTCGCTGGAATCTATCAGCGGGGTGATCTGGCTGGCGAGAATTTCGTAGAGTTCGCTGGACGGTACACCGATGAGGGCTTCGGTTTCGTCAGCGTCAACGGGATAGCGAAGACGCTCGCCCTCCAGCTTCTGCTGACCCAGCGGGCCGGTCATGCGTCCAGCCACAATGTGCTCTGTCATCACTACGCCAATTGAGGTCGTCATCGAGGTCTCCAGTACAGTGCTGACGATAGTAACGCTTTTGCCGGTGCAATCGGCAAATCACCCTGATCTGATGCCCTTGTTCCGTACGGCTTTACTGGTATCTGTGCATGCGTCCTACGCCGTTAAATGCAGCGATCTTGTAACACTCTGCAAGGGTGGGATAGTTGAATACGGTCTCGATGAAGTAGTCGACGGAGCCACCAAAGGTCATTACTGCCTGACCGATATGGACCAGTTCACTGGCGCTTTCGCCGATGATGTGAACGCCCAGCACTTTGCGTGTTTCGCGATGGAAGATGAGCTTGAGACGCCCGGTGGTATCGCCGCGAATCTGTCCGCGGGCAACCTCGCGGTAGTACGCCATGCCCACTTCGTACGGCACATCTTCCTCGGTGAGCTGCTCTTCGGTTTTGCCGATAAAGCTGATCTCGGGGATGGTGTAGATGCCGTAGGGGTAGAAGCTGGGGTTGGAAATGGTGCTCATATCGTTGAAGGCGCGGGCGACAGCGATGCGGCCCTGTTCCATGGAGACGGATGCCAGGGATGGGAATCCAATGACGTCGCCAACGGCGTAAACCGTGGGTGCGGCGGTCTGGAAGTTCTCATCGACGGGGATGCGACCGCGAGAGTCGGCTTTGAGGCCGGCATTCTCGAGTTGCAGTTCGTCTACGCTGCCCTGGCGGCCAACGGCGTAGAGAAGCGCATCGCCGGAGACTTTTTTGTGGCTCTGAAGATTGGCGATAACGGTGCCATCCTGCAGCTCTTCCACGTTGTCCAGCTCTTCTCCAAGGCGCATGGTGACGCGGCTGTCACGGAGGTGATAGCTGAGGGCTTCGACAATCTCCTGGTCTGCGAATTCAAGCAGGCGGTTGCGTTTTTCGATCAGCGTAACGCGTACACCGAGGATGGCGAACATGCAGGCATATTCGACGCCGATGACGCCGCCGCCGACCACGATCAGTGTTCGCGGGAGCTTGGGCAGATCCATGATCTGGTCGCTGTTGATGATGGTGCGACCGTTGATCGGCACGCGGTCCGAGGTTGCCGGTTTCGTGCCTACGGCGATGATGATTCGCTCGGCTTCGAGCGTTGCATTCATCTCCGGACCCTCGATTTTGAGGGTGTTGGGGTTTACGAAATGTGCAACACCGTGGATGACATCGATGCCGTTGCGTGAGAGCTGGGCTTCGGTGACATCGATCTCGGTTTTAATGACGCCCTGGACACGGAAAGCCAGGTCGGCCATGGTGATTTTTTCTTTGACGCGGTAGTTCATCCCATAGACAGTGCGGTAGTTATAGCCAGATAGGTGGAGCACGGCCTCACGCATTGTTTTGGAAGGAATGGTGCCGGTGTTAATGCAGACTCCCCCGACAACGGAGCGGGATTCAATGATGGCTACGCGCTTCTTGAGCTTCGAGGCGGCGACTGCTGCACGCTGCCCGGAAGGCCCGGAGCCGATAATAATCAGGTCATACTTGGCGGCGCTCATGCGCTGGTCCCCCAGTGGAGGAAGAGCTGGTATTCAAGGTCAACCTCCTAAATCGGAGGCTAACACAATGGGCAGGCTGGGATGACGTAAGGAGTGTAAGGATTTCAACAGGATTCGCGAAGTGGGACAGGATGTTTCGTTATCTGGGAGGGCCGGGAAGGCTTGTGGAATTGACGCAGCGAGTCGGGAGCCCTAGGCTCATATTCAGAGGCTTGGCCGTAGGATAGGCCGGTCATCGGAGGGAAGATCACATGTTGTTCACCGTCGTTGATCTGGAACGCGATCCGATTAATTTTTCCGTGGCGCTGCCGCCTGCGGCCATTGACTTTGGCGTCGAGGCTGAGCAGTTGGGCAATTTGGCCAGTGAAGGCCGCGCTGAAGTGCTGCATGAGCATCGCGGACCAAAGGAAATTGTGGCCGATATCCGGCTGAAGGGCAGCTTCAAGGGGATGTTCCAGGTGCCGTGCGCCCGTTGCGTGGACCCGGTGGAGCAGATACTTGCGGAGGACTTCGACCTGCTGTTTCGGCCTGCCGAGGTGGACGCAAATGGTGCGGAGCATGCTATTTCCACACCGGAGACGGAAATCGGGTATTATGAGAACGGTGGCATTGCGCTTGAAGACGTGCTTCGGGAACAGGTTTTATTGTCCCTGCCCGCACGAACTCTTTGCAAGCCAGATTGTAAAGGACTTTGCCCGCGCTGCGGCCTGAACCGCAATGAGACAGCCTGCTCCTGTGAACAGGGTCCAAGTGACCCGCGTTGGGAAGCGTTGGCTGGCTTGAGCAGCCGGATCAAACCCTAATTTATTGCTGGGCTTTACGATAAGCCCAACTGTTTCAGGCGGGTAGCCGCGCGGGAAATCTCTGCGGCCAATGTCAGTCTGAGGCAGAGATTTGAAAGGATCAGTACCATGCCTAATCCGAAACGGCGTCATTCCAAGCGCCGCACTGCACTTCGTCGCTCTCACGACTTTCTGACCGCAGGCTCGTTGTCGATCTGCCCGAACTGCCAGGAAAAGAAGCTTCCCCACCGGGCTTGCGCCAAGTGCGGTGAGTACAAGGGCCGTGCGGTTCTTGAAACCAAGGAAGCTGTCAGCTAATCTTCTACACTCCCATGGCCCCTTCGATGTTGATAGATATCGCGCTGGACGCTGTTGGCTCGGACAAAGCTCCTGAGCCGGAGATCCGAGGGGCTATTGAGGCGTGCAGGGCTCTTCCGGTACGGGTGCATCTCATTGGACCCGAGCCGGAGTTGCGTGACCTGCTCGATGAGCATCTCGAAGACGAAGATTTACCCATAGTGATCCACCATGCCTCCGAGAGGATCGGCATGGATGAGAAAGCTGCGCACGCTGTCCGAACGAAAAAAGACAGCTCGATGCGGGTTGGTCTGAAGCTGGTTCGCGAAAAAAAGGTGGCCGGATTTGTTACTGCCGGCAACACCGGCGCGGCAATGGCCACGGCCAAGATGGTGCTGGGTGCTCTGCCTGGCGTTGATCGGCCTGCGCTGACCGCGCGGATGCCTACGGCTACCGGTTCTCCGTGTGTGCTGCTGGATGTGGGTGCCAATGTGGATTGCAAGCCTTACAACCTGGAGCAGTTTGCGGTGATGGGTGAGATGTTTGCCCGTTCCGTGCTCAAGATTTCCCGCCCTCGGGTTGGGCTGCTTTCGATTGGCGAAGAAGAGACCAAGGGCAATGACCTGACGCGCGAGGCATTTCCGCTGCTGAAGGCGCTGCCGATTAACTTCATCGGCAATGTAGAAGGCCGCGATATTTTCAACGGCAGCGCGGACGTGATTGTCTGCGATGGATTTGTGGGCAATGTTGCGCTCAAGACCGGCGAGGGCATTGGCCGGTTGTTTCGCGATCTGCTGCGTGAGTCGTTGACCCGCACGGTTACGGCGCAGGTGGGAGCGATGCTTTCACGCAAGGCGTTCAATGACTTTCGCCGCCGGTTGGATTACAACGAATACGGTGGCGCGCCGCTGCTGGGTGTGCGCGGAGTCTGCATTATCGGCCACGGTTCGTCGAACGAAGTGGCTATTTTCAACGGTATTCGCGTGGCGATGGAGTTTGCCAATGCCGGGATCAATACCAGCATTGAGCAGGAGCTGGCGAATCGTCCGACGCGGACAGATGCCAGTCCTAAGGCTGCGAATCCACCCAACGCATCGGACACGGCTGTCCAGTAGCTGCGGCTACGCTGTTTTATGTCTGCCAATTTCCCACAATTCGACGCACATATTCTGGAGCAATTGGCTTGCCCGGTCTGCTTTGGAGTGCTGCGGCTGGATGCGGCGAGTGGAGTTCAGTGCACTGGTTGCGGCCGTGTGTATCCGCTCATGGACGGCATCCCGGTGTTGATTCCGAACCGCGCGGTGCTTGGCCGGTAGCTCAATCTGAGCTCTACCGGGCAGCTCTATTTGAAAAGACTACCGAGATTGTCGGCGCAATTATCGGCGCACGTAGAACGGCCAGACGATCATCGCAGCGAACGCAATTGCCGCCAATAATGCCAGAGCCAGCAAGCTGTACAGGATGATCAGGTTCGGTCCGGAGTCTTCTTCGGAATCGATTTTGGCCTGAGACTCCAGGTCGTTGAGTTCCCTCTTGTTCGGGATCCTGCTACTCATACTTCAGGGACTCCACGGGGTCCATCTGGGCGGCCCGGGTGGCGGGAACCGTGCCGAAGATGACTCCTACGACCAGGGATACTCCCAGCGCCGCAACGATTGACCACGGCGAAATGGGGATAGAGTAGCTGGTGAAGAGCCGCACAGAAAGCGGCAACGAAAGGCCGAGCAGTGTGCCTGCAAGGCCGCCAGCCAGCGAGATCATAACTGCTTCGGTGAGGAACTGCAGTCGAATCTCCCGAGAAGTGGCGCCGAGGGCTTTTCGGATGCCGATTTCGCGGATGCGGGCGCGGACGTTGGCCAGCATGATGTTCATGATGCCGATGCCGCCGACGGCGAGTGTGACCATCGCAACTGCGATCAGAACGGCGGTGAGACCGCTGGCGATAAGACCGGCCGTGGTCAGTACTGCTTGCATGTCCGTTGTTTTGTATACGGAGTTGGCCTTATGCCGCGCCTTCACTATGCGCAGGATCGCGGCTGTGGCGTCCGGGACATCGTCCATGCTGCGCAACGAGAAGTAAATCTGTTTCACGTTATCGGTGCCGGTGAAATAGCGGCCGACGGAGTATGGAATGAGGATGGTGTTATCGGTGATCTCCGAAAATCCCATGTCATCCACGGTTTCTTTGAAGGTGCCGATGATGGTGAAAGGGATTCCGCTGATGCTAAAGTTCTGACCAACTGCGCGATCGGCGCTGCCGAACATCTGTGTTGCGAAGGGGATACTTACGACGGCGCATTTGATGTGGGCGCTCTCGTCCTGGTCGTCCATAAAGCGGCCGTCGGTGACGATCAGGTTGCGCACCTGTTGGTATTCGGGAACGACGCCGAGGACCAGGGTGTCTTTGACCACGCCGCCGCCGAAGCTGATGCGATCGTGCATTTCAAGCACCGGCGATGAGTACTGAACGGAGGGTAACTGGGCCAGTACGGCACGCTCGTCTTCGCGGGTCAGGTAGTCGTTATAGGTGGAGTTGGCCGTACCGGTCGAGCCGCCTCCGGAATATTCCAGTTCGACGAAGTTGGTGCCGATTTTTTCGAGCAGGCCCAGGGCGTAGCTACGGCCAGTGAGGCCGATGGTGACGACAAGGATGACAGAGGCCGATCCAATGACCATGCCCAGCGCGGTGAGCGCGAAGCGGGCTTTGCTTGACCGGAAGCTATCGATGGCCAGCCGGATGGTTTCACTGAACGCGATGGTGCGATGCGCATTCAAAATTGTGCGGCGGAAGGATTCCTGACGGGCTTCTTCGATCTGATTCATAGCGTCACTTACTGGCTTTACAGATGTTAGATGCTGAGACGGGGTGTGGGCTTCTCAATACTGCCTGAGCCTTTGAGATTCCCACTACCCTGCCTAATAGCTTACCTGTCCGGGCCCCCGGATGCGGATTTAGCTAGTTACTGACGTATTTATCCAGCCATTTGAGTTCTTCGCGGACCTTGATGTAGCCGTGCCAGGGGTTGCGGGCGAGAGAATGGCCTTCGCCGGGGAAAACGAGAAAGCTGTGCGGGATGCCGAGTTGTTGCAGGGCGCGTTCGAGAGTGACGCCCTCCAGATAGCTGACGCGAACATCGCTGTTGCCCTGGACGATGTGGGTGGGCGTTTTGACGCGGTTCATGCGGAAGAGCGCTGCTTCACCCTGGTAGAGTTCCGGCGACTCCCAGGGACGACCGTTGAGATACCAGGCGTCATCCCAGGTGACATCGTCGTTGCCCCCGTTGGCTGCGTGTTCAACGGCTCCGGCTCCGGTAACGGCGACTTTGAAGCGGGTGGTTTCCGTGATGAGCCAGTTGGTCATATAGCCACCGTAGCTGTAGCCGCCGATGGCCAGTTTATCGGGATCGGCGTAGCCGTCTTTGACGAGAGCGTCTACGCCAGCGAGGATGTCTTCTCCGGGCTTTGAGACGAGATGGGGAGCGATCTGGAGCATGAAATCGTCGCCGTAGCCGGAAGAGCCGCGATAATTGGGCCGGAAGACCAGCCAGCCATGTGCGGCGGCCAGAGCAGCCCAGTCGTACCAGTCCGCTTCGAACTTGTTTCCATCCGCGTCCGCAGGTCCGCCGTGGATGAAGGTGAGCATGCGCAGGTGCTTCTCGCCTTTTTTGCCGGGGGGAAAGATCAGGACGCCTTCGACGCTGGTGCCGTCCGGGGACTTCCAGGTGTAAGGCTGCCATTCGGGCTGGGCGCGTTCGGCAAATACGGGGTTGAGATTGGTCAGAGGAGTTAGCTGATCGAGGTGCCTGGCGTCCTCCGCGAGGTAGACCTGGGCGGGGTGGTTGAAGGTGGAAAAGCGCACGAGCAGAGCGTTGCCGGTTTGGGGTACAGAGATACCGGCGTAGGTGCCAGGCTTGCCCGGGAGCTTGGTGGCTTTCTCGCCGGAGATGAGGTAAAGCTGCTGCTCGATTCCCTTCAAACCGACGGCTATCAGGTCGCCGTTCGGGAGGAGATCGAAGTCTTCAAGTGAGCCGGTGAAGTCTGTACCCAGCCGCTCGATGCCAGGCCGCTCGATCTTGCCCGCTTCATCGGTGAGGTTCATGCGATAAAGGCGGCCCTGCACATCCTGATACTTGCCTTCGGCGGAGCCTGCGGCTGCGTGGACAGCGAAATGCAGCCAGTGGCCATCGTGCGACCAGCGCAGGCCTGATTCCAAACCTAGATTCTTAGTGATCTGCCGGGCCTGGCTGTTGGCGACAGCGGGGACGAGAAAGATTTCAGTGTCGGCGGGATTTTCCATGCGATGGCTGATGGATGTGGTCAGGAAGGCGATGGATTTTCCGTCGGGCGATGGTGCGATCTGATCGATATCGAGGGTGCTGGTGGTCAGAGTCAGTGCGCCGGTGGTCAGAGGCAGCGCTGCCGTGTCGGATTTGGCGGGGTGTGCCGGAGGGTAAGCGGCGGTGTTGGCCAGGGATTCCGCGACGGGCAGGGAGAGCAACAGATCGCCACGCTCCTGCTCACGCCAGCGGATGACATCTTTCCAATCCACTTTCTTTGCATCTTCCTGCTTTTGGGTGAGCGGTGTGGTCACGGAGAAGTAGATGTTTTTGCCATCTGCGGACCAGGCGAAGGTATGAACATCCAGCTTTTCGCGATAGAGAGGACGGGCTTCGCCGCCGGAAAGGGAGATTAGCCACAGGCGAGAGGTCTGGTCATCTGCGTCGCCTGCTTTTGCCGAGCGAGCTTTGGCGTCACCGCTGTCGCCGTCCCTGGTGTTAGCGTCGCTGCTGCCCGAGTCTGAAACTGGGCGGTCCGAGAGAAAAGCAACCCATTTGCCGTCGGGGCTCCACTGGGCATCTTCATCGGTGCCGGATTGCGTGAGTGGGCGCAAGCCTTCTTTGGCCGTCCAGAGCGAGAGGGTATGGCGGAAGGTGTT of Acidicapsa ligni contains these proteins:
- the plsX gene encoding phosphate acyltransferase PlsX, encoding MLIDIALDAVGSDKAPEPEIRGAIEACRALPVRVHLIGPEPELRDLLDEHLEDEDLPIVIHHASERIGMDEKAAHAVRTKKDSSMRVGLKLVREKKVAGFVTAGNTGAAMATAKMVLGALPGVDRPALTARMPTATGSPCVLLDVGANVDCKPYNLEQFAVMGEMFARSVLKISRPRVGLLSIGEEETKGNDLTREAFPLLKALPINFIGNVEGRDIFNGSADVIVCDGFVGNVALKTGEGIGRLFRDLLRESLTRTVTAQVGAMLSRKAFNDFRRRLDYNEYGGAPLLGVRGVCIIGHGSSNEVAIFNGIRVAMEFANAGINTSIEQELANRPTRTDASPKAANPPNASDTAVQ
- a CDS encoding Trm112 family protein; its protein translation is MSANFPQFDAHILEQLACPVCFGVLRLDAASGVQCTGCGRVYPLMDGIPVLIPNRAVLGR
- a CDS encoding ABC transporter permease, encoding MNQIEEARQESFRRTILNAHRTIAFSETIRLAIDSFRSSKARFALTALGMVIGSASVILVVTIGLTGRSYALGLLEKIGTNFVELEYSGGGSTGTANSTYNDYLTREDERAVLAQLPSVQYSSPVLEMHDRISFGGGVVKDTLVLGVVPEYQQVRNLIVTDGRFMDDQDESAHIKCAVVSIPFATQMFGSADRAVGQNFSISGIPFTIIGTFKETVDDMGFSEITDNTILIPYSVGRYFTGTDNVKQIYFSLRSMDDVPDATAAILRIVKARHKANSVYKTTDMQAVLTTAGLIASGLTAVLIAVAMVTLAVGGIGIMNIMLANVRARIREIGIRKALGATSREIRLQFLTEAVMISLAGGLAGTLLGLSLPLSVRLFTSYSIPISPWSIVAALGVSLVVGVIFGTVPATRAAQMDPVESLKYE
- the rpmF gene encoding 50S ribosomal protein L32 — its product is MPNPKRRHSKRRTALRRSHDFLTAGSLSICPNCQEKKLPHRACAKCGEYKGRAVLETKEAVS
- a CDS encoding S9 family peptidase, with protein sequence MKHSASRILVSLAAALSTSLTFAQSAPKAATLPPITLDEYLNTTDIAGARISPDGTSAIIGTESPDWKANTFRHTLSLWTAKEGLRPLTQSGTDEDAQWSPDGKWVAFLSDRPVSDSGSSDANTRDGDSGDAKARSAKAGDADDQTSRLWLISLSGGEARPLYREKLDVHTFAWSADGKNIYFSVTTPLTQKQEDAKKVDWKDVIRWREQERGDLLLSLPVAESLANTAAYPPAHPAKSDTAALPLTTGALTLTTSTLDIDQIAPSPDGKSIAFLTTSISHRMENPADTEIFLVPAVANSQARQITKNLGLESGLRWSHDGHWLHFAVHAAAGSAEGKYQDVQGRLYRMNLTDEAGKIERPGIERLGTDFTGSLEDFDLLPNGDLIAVGLKGIEQQLYLISGEKATKLPGKPGTYAGISVPQTGNALLVRFSTFNHPAQVYLAEDARHLDQLTPLTNLNPVFAERAQPEWQPYTWKSPDGTSVEGVLIFPPGKKGEKHLRMLTFIHGGPADADGNKFEADWYDWAALAAAHGWLVFRPNYRGSSGYGDDFMLQIAPHLVSKPGEDILAGVDALVKDGYADPDKLAIGGYSYGGYMTNWLITETTRFKVAVTGAGAVEHAANGGNDDVTWDDAWYLNGRPWESPELYQGEAALFRMNRVKTPTHIVQGNSDVRVSYLEGVTLERALQQLGIPHSFLVFPGEGHSLARNPWHGYIKVREELKWLDKYVSN
- a CDS encoding ROK family protein, yielding MTTSIGVVMTEHIVAGRMTGPLGQQKLEGERLRYPVDADETEALIGVPSSELYEILASQITPLIDSSEGPVAAIGVAVPGIVRNGVVEDSPNLAQIKGIRLAEKLGEVLESKGINTPVHVLNDADAVAAGIAATGGHLDRLIRVWTLGNGIGYGRWPQSDGVWEGGHTVVTLDPKERYCGCGGVGHIEGIMGHRAMRLRFLDLEPDEIFANAKKGDQRCRDFVDLWHRALAAGTASMIHLGGPGRFYFTGHNTSFLELPVLRGYLDVMVKMSPLQSYSLELLPADDGISILGAGVSAMRAQSW
- the sthA gene encoding Si-specific NAD(P)(+) transhydrogenase, which translates into the protein MSAAKYDLIIIGSGPSGQRAAVAASKLKKRVAIIESRSVVGGVCINTGTIPSKTMREAVLHLSGYNYRTVYGMNYRVKEKITMADLAFRVQGVIKTEIDVTEAQLSRNGIDVIHGVAHFVNPNTLKIEGPEMNATLEAERIIIAVGTKPATSDRVPINGRTIINSDQIMDLPKLPRTLIVVGGGVIGVEYACMFAILGVRVTLIEKRNRLLEFADQEIVEALSYHLRDSRVTMRLGEELDNVEELQDGTVIANLQSHKKVSGDALLYAVGRQGSVDELQLENAGLKADSRGRIPVDENFQTAAPTVYAVGDVIGFPSLASVSMEQGRIAVARAFNDMSTISNPSFYPYGIYTIPEISFIGKTEEQLTEEDVPYEVGMAYYREVARGQIRGDTTGRLKLIFHRETRKVLGVHIIGESASELVHIGQAVMTFGGSVDYFIETVFNYPTLAECYKIAAFNGVGRMHRYQ
- a CDS encoding YceD family protein; translation: MLFTVVDLERDPINFSVALPPAAIDFGVEAEQLGNLASEGRAEVLHEHRGPKEIVADIRLKGSFKGMFQVPCARCVDPVEQILAEDFDLLFRPAEVDANGAEHAISTPETEIGYYENGGIALEDVLREQVLLSLPARTLCKPDCKGLCPRCGLNRNETACSCEQGPSDPRWEALAGLSSRIKP